The Elaeis guineensis isolate ETL-2024a chromosome 14, EG11, whole genome shotgun sequence genomic sequence gaaaaagataCATCGGATTATGAAAGGGAAAGGTAGTGAATCAAAAACAAACACGAACCAAAAACTAGAAAAACAAGAGGTGCAGAGTTTTTACAATTCCGTTATGCTGAGAAaacctttttctcctttttttcctcttcttcttttggtATTTCACCCACTATTTTGGAAGAGAAACCCAGATCGAAATGAGACCTGGGTAGGATGAAGTTTCTGAAAATAAGAGTAGGATTTAAATGCCAAAATTTAAGTAAATATGCACGTTTACATCCAGTCAAAGAAAGAAAGCCAGCTAAACCCAATATCCCACTTCCGCAACTTCCTATTATTTTAGCAAATCATACTATAGTGGTTTCCATAATTTTAGAGGTGGGCATATTATGCAGATTCTCCCATTCCTATCTCTATACTGTGGATCAAATTTTAGTTGGCTCCGCCCATGGATGCATGTGCATAGAGCTGGTGGAATTTGAATGCTTTGTGTGTCAAAGTTCCTCAGATTTGATTATAGCAACTCAGCAACAACCACTAAATCTCTGTTAAATGTCTCAAGGCATCCCCACACCAAAGTCTACCGATAATATTGAGAAATTAATCTCTACGTCCTCAAATTAACTCAGGGTTTAATTATCATCCAATATGGTCGGTATCCTTAAagcagaaattaaaaatttcCTTGGTAGGTAACGTGTTCAAGCCAAATAACCCCTTATGGCAAAATGGaaatatttcaacttttcaatctcataatactttCACTTAAACAATATTCCTTCTCTTAATCTCGGCATGCCCATCCTAATCCTAGGCCTGTTATCGTTAGGACTCATTCCCAATCAACCTACATGGTGATCCTATCCCCATCCCATGCAAAATTCAGTCTTAAAAATTATTCAGCATTAATGCTTTGGCAACCTGTGACCTTTTGTTCACAATAACCATTTGGTTCCAAAATAAAAgacataaattttgaattttttttttttttgacttctaaATCTCAGAATTTCATTAAATCCTCGTATATCCAAAATCTTTAGCAGTACATGCACGATAACTTATTTGAAATGAAGACTCAAATctttaatttaaatcagaatgTGTTTAATAAATGCCTCACAATTGCTCATAAGCAGGATAGAACCAATCAATCTGGATAAGATTAGAAAAGAGTTGGCTGGACAACACCTAAGGTTGCATCAGCCAACTGGCTTCACAACAAGCTCATAATGACTAGGGTTTAACATAAAAAGTCTATTCTTGACTAGAAGATAAGATGCCTATAATTGCATATCTTATTATCCGGTCTTTGAGGAGCCTATAAAAAGATGGGGAAAAAGGTATAGCTTAGTGCATGAGACTCCCACCACTGCAGGATCTGGGGGGAGTTAGACGTACACAGCCTTACCCTTGTGAGTGGAGAGGCTGTTTCCATCTTTCAAACCTGTGACACCCAGCTTAGAGCGGAGCAACCTTACCATTGAGCCTACGCTCATTCTcaactaacaaatagataaagactcataaatcaaaaaaaaaaaaaaaaaaacctggtAAACCAATTAATCCGCAATACACCCATAACTGCCAGCCCCTCAAAGCGAGTATTCTGCATGAAGATAATGACATACAGAAGCATAAGATATCCTTCTACTCATTTCGCACTGAATCAGGGTACTAAATACTTGTGGGGCAGCTTGTCCAACTGGTCATACACCATAAGCTTATGCACATGCATATTAAAATGCAGAGACGACATCTATCTGTTATGCTAGATCATTTTGAATAAACCCATTAAATGTTTCCCTTTCAATATGTGGATGATGTAAGTACCCATATTGTCAACTGGATTGACTCTGCAAATACTTTTGCAGATAAGAACTCTATGGAGGTTACATAGATACAAATTTCTATGCTGCTCATCAAGTAGAAGAGAAATATGTCTACAGATGCAATGCAATGTTCTCTATTACTTCCAAGTATCCAGCAAATACTATATAAAAAAACCAAAAATCTGATATACATTCACACCACTGAGTAAAGAATGAACTATAACAAACTCCAGAACTACCAGCCATTGACATTCATATAGCAATAAATATCATTAAATGTTAATGTTAGCAACTCCAAGTCTCCAATCAATCAACCCTTGTATCTGGTAGCTCATGCTCTAGTTATTTTTACACAAGAAACATAATGACATTTTAACCAGTCTAACTCAAAAGGCATCAGGATTTTTTGAGACACAATGCCAAATAACTAGCCATAAGTCCGTTAAACATTACCTCTCACCCAACAAGAACTTTGTCCATCCCCTCCAAAGTTCAAGTGCATGACAACCATTGGCCATTTTTAGACTCGTCTATCAAAATGAGGTAAAGTTAACTATACCAGGCACTTCATATTATGGGTTTCTTAAATATCTAGTAACTTGGGACACTCTAGATATCTTACGACATAATTAAACTTCATATTATTAAATTAGTATCACTTTCAACAAATTTATTATTGTCAAATGTATCCTACACAAATTTGATTATTTACACATACTTATGTGAACACATGATAAGCATGAGATCACCATGTTAACCATATTGAGATTATTTTGGTCAATTGTTTTGGAAACCTCGACACTTGAACAAACTTTTGTCCACTTAACATGCTGAGCAACATCTCAAGTATCACCTACTAAATTTCTTTTTCAAGACTTCGAGAATCCACACTTAATTGCAAAAAAGAAACAATGTCATTAAAGATTCATAAAATAACAATATAACAAAATGTGATTCACATTCAAGAACTTTATTTTTTACATCTTGAAAGTGATTAAGGCCAAGGGTTTGAATCCAATACTTACCACCATATCCCTACCATCTCGGGTCCAAGGATGGTTTGGCATCCCAATACCATACtaggatgtaatttttttttttcaatttcctGATGATGGATCTTAATACCCCGATTTGTCTTTTTCTTGGACAAATTAATGGTGGAGAAAAGGATTGAAGCCTTATTAGATGCGCAAGGTCTTGGTGTGAAGGCAAATTCGCAAAGGCTTGACCTAGGTTGAGCCTTCCTCCTcgacacccccccccccctccctctctttctctctagttcAGGTTGAGGCACACCCCTATGAAAGAACCTACGAGAAAAGAGAGTGTGCCCCTGCACTATTGCTATTTTTCTGTTTTATAGAAAAAACAACTCAAGTCCTACCTAGTATCAAATCAACTAGCTTTGGTTTTGATCTCTCCCAACTAGTTTTAAGTGGGATAGGTGGGGCTAGCGTTCACCGAACCATCCCAAATTAGACGGTTCAGGATATTTTGAACCGTACCGATGATAAACCGAGATGGTTCGGTCGGACGAATCGGAACACTATATGAGGGAgatggaaagagaggaagagagagagaggaggggagagaaagaggggaCGGTGCCACCGAAGGTCTTTGCGGCTTGGTGTCGTTCGATAGAGCATTTaattgagagagagaaagggtgagCGATGGTATCGAAGGGAGGTACAGCCAGCAGAGAGGACATCGGAGGGTGCTGGATGGCCGTTGTAGCCATCGGACGGTGAAAAATGCGCAGACGAAGCCGCAGCCATGAAACATGGGTGACCGCCCttgttcatcatatttttttaaaaatgatgatgaatatTGAAGTCGgcccataaaaaaaatttcataaaacagGAGCGattgcccctgtttcacgcccaTGGTACCACAGGTCGCGATTTCATCATCCGATGGCTACGACGGCCTCTCCGTCGGCTTCCCCTCCctcatttttttttcctccctcctctctatctctctctaggTTGAGATTTGGTGGAGTTCACAGCCCTCCAAGCATGCTCGCGGTCTGCCTGTGGCCACTGTCGGCGTCTCCTTTGATCACCCTCTCCCTCCTTCCCCCgttccccctcctctctcttttcctccttggTTCCCTTCTTCTCTTCTATGTTGGTTTGCACCGGTCCGGTTTGGTATGGATCTGTACTGACTCGTACCATCAATCGGCCAGCACGGTTCCCTGTTTTGgttccatggaccttgggtgggACTTTTTGGCTCATGAAGGAAATGGTGCCCCATCTACATAATAAATAGATGCTAGATGTACGAAACATGTACAAATTTAAACCAAGGGTGGGTATGGCACATGAATCAAGAATGAAGAAATGGAAAGCAAAAAGGGAGGTGTTTGGATACCTTAAGGTTTAATACTAAACTGGCACTAATAGATACATGCTAATACTACCTTATATCAAGCATTTTGAGCTGAATAAGGGTGGATGCTAGATGCGGATTTAGTGTTGATGGTTGGCAATTTGGCATAACGTATGCGACCTTGATCCTTAATTCAAACTAGAGCAATTTTtagttgttttctattttttaagtATGCATTTAAATGTATATTTGAAGGGCTAAAACCAACATTGAAACCACATTTCAAAACCTTGGGTCACAAAGTGTCTTGCAATCAGCATGTGGGCTGGATTTTGGGCTTTCGGTGGAGCTTGTTGTGTTGGAGGCTAACACGAATGCAAGTGGGCCACTCTGCCAAAGTTGATCATATGGTTGTAGATGGCAGGTTGTTCTCTCCTCTCTCACTTGAAATGTTGAGGTGGTAATGAGGATTCTAAGAAGACTCAGTTACACACTCTGGAGTGTGAgataatgttttttttttatgCTTCAAGTAACTTGTGATTATTCCAAAAATTCAACTTAGAAGCTTTTGGACTGATGGTGGTCTAGGTTTCTACATCAAAGCTAACCATTTCAAAGCACAAAAATGTTGTTTGGTTGTTATTTTGCTGCAAGTGTTCCATGCAAGTTTCTTTAAGGGTCCATTTTTTTGTAGATAAATATCATGAGAAAGTTGGTCAATATTCCTATTGACCAACTTATATTCTCACGCTTCTTTACATAGATAGCATTTATCCATAAAATAGGGAAAAGTCTTTCCCACCTAGAAGGTGGGTAAATCATTTTCTCATCAATtggaataataatttttttaatttaatttctaatatgcccctaatcttataataataatataatactatctcacatataatataataatattattagaaaataatattttattattttaatataatatatgattataaCAAGATGATGTTACAGTATGATATCTTATTTTgttattataatgtaatattaatagcttatattattataataaatataatataacataataacataccattttaatatatattaatattatatactatattataatatattttattttattttataagataatttatttcattatattatatgtatagCATATGTTAtccatatttataaatatatattatataatattatgtattatagcatacaaaatataatatattttaatataatatattatactatattattatatacaatAATATTTATATACTAAAGGGTAATATGGaaaatatggatagattttagcaacTTATCTAGGAAACTAGTAATGCAAAAGCACATAGGTAACAAATTCTCAaatcatttttcaatgcataaaagaacATAGATAGGTTAGTTTCCTGTCTAAATGTTGCCTAGAAAATAATTatctagaaaaatatagattcatggatAAGTTTTTAACCCTCCAAAAACCAGACCTTAAAGTTGGGGTCCTCAATTGGCATCCCAGAAAGTGCTGTATGTGATGGTGGACTTGAAGGAAGTCCATAAAATTTAAAAGAGGATCAACAGATTCATGACAATGCAAGACATTTAATGGAGGAAATGCCCATATTAGAATTATCAACTGATCTCATGTTAATCTATCAAAGGGTTTATAACAAGCTCCGTGTACCTTTACACATGAGTCAAGTAACTAGTATTGTGCATTAGCTAGTTGAGTTTCCTTTAACCTACAACATTAGAGGCAAAAATATTAACAATATGTGCAATCTAGCAAGAAACTatgtaaatcaaatttgaaaacagTTGCATCTTGCTAACTGAACCCATGGTCATAAGCAGCTGCAGTGCTCCTTATCGCTCAAGAATACCAAGCCATTGAATTAACAGATTATAAGAGGATGAGCTTCACCAGACCAACCTAGGTGGAGTTACGTAGACATATTCACAATCTCTCGATTCTCTCCTTATGGTTTGCAGTTGCAATCTTTCCTGGCATTGTTACTTTACTCATCAAATTCCCACACACCTCCATGAATGATGGCCCAGCCTGTAATCTCAACAGCTGCATCCTGTAAGGTATGAGTATGTACCTTAACCCTGCAAGatttaataatagaaaaaaaaatatcatgaatcTAGTTTTCTACTGTCAAATTCCCCAAATAGGTAATCTAAATTACATTCAAACTTGGTGATCCAGATAGAAAACTTCACATAGTAAAAGCTAAAGTACCGAAAAGAACAAGAATTGCATTTATACCCGCAATACACATCGCCCTGTAGAGAAGAGCGACATGGGCTCCTCCCTTGGTCGCCATTCGTGGCTTCTCCAAGCACTCGAGGAACGCGAGGTCTGCCTTGAGGAGCTTAGCCTGGTCATGCGTGTCGTAGCCAATATCATGGCAGTAGCAGCAGAAGTCCAGCCAATCAATAGGCCGCCGATCCCACAGCATCGAGCCTCCATCCTTCCCGCTCGACCAATTCggaccacagtaatggccgtaACGTGGGAATAACTGCGACAGGAAGGCCCTCGCACCTCCGTGCCATGGCACCTTGGCAACATAGGGCCGAAAGAGGGGCACCAAGCACCCGGCCTCCGATCGAGAAATCGGACGGCGGGCCGGGGCAGCAGGCCGGGACTGTAGAATGGATTGGAAAGACTTGGCAAAGAAGGTGATGAGATCGGATAAGGGGTTGTTGGGGAGGGATTGTTGGGGTGGCGAGGGGAGTGTGATGGATTTGGGTTCGTGTTCAGGTTCTGAGATCAAGTTGGGGGTATTGGGGAGGAGCCTGAGAGGAGGAGAGACTTTGATTTTATTCAACAAGGAGAAATCCAATGTGGGAGGAACCCACAAGGGTTTTCCCCCCATCAAGCCCTTCCAAACTGGGAAAAGAAATCAAGCAATTTTGTCATCACAACTACTGGCTCTAATTATACTTTACAAAGAAACCATCAAAAAGATCACCTTTATGAATCAAAAATTTTGTGTTGGTTTCCACCAGTcagaaaaagaaattttttttcctgtTTCTTTCTtgatgaaaggaaaaaaaaagaaaaaaaattaaggagaGGAAATATGGGAAGAGTGGCTACCTTTATGAAGAAGCGTTGCTGGCTGTGTTCAAGGTGTAAATCGCCGAGGAGGAGTGTTGGAAGAAGTTTCAAGAAACAGGAGAGGAGTCTACATTGCTATTATCTGCCGTCTTAACTCAATAATAAAGTTTTCAGGAAACATACACGTAGTTTGATCTTCTTGTTTTCCAAGTTTGTGAGGGGACTTAAATACTGTGGGACAGAGAATGGATCAATGGATTAGGATCTGGAAGGAACGAAGGAGTCGCATCCAcacgagagatagagagagggccCGTGGTATCTAAATTCTGAGGACGGGATTTCTGGTAAAGCAAGTGAAGCTAAGAGTCCTCAATCCTGAAGGACCTGTCCGGCGAATATTCTTCGAAGGATGAGCAATTATTGAGAGAGGAGTCTAGCTAAGCGTTGAATTTTCGCATTCAAATGgagtttctttcttcttttttttttcttgataaggatagagatggagcttctttcttttttttcttgatatgaATTTTGACGTGCTCCCTtgttatatatatagagagagagagagatccaacCCAATTTTTAAAAAGGTCTTAGATActccagaaattttttttttttttttttttttttttttgtttttgattcAGCAAGAGGAACTAATTAACAGATAGCGTTGTTTTTTTAACAGTATTCAGTTATTTACAGTGGTATCTTACAACAGACAGCTATACGTCGCCGGCTCGCCGCACGTTTCAATCAATagaataatatatttaattttctataacagttgggaataataaaaaaaaaaagacagtcaGCGGTAAACTGATaaacaatttttacaatatttttttttcatattagccATTAATCTCTAACAAAATAAGAATTAATTTTCGATTGTATAGttttgcatattaaatctaaaatcttagGATACTTTTAGATAATAACATCCATTTGGAGCTTAATAATAATCAAAAATGATAGTGAGAAGATGCTAACCCAAGGTTCTAAGCTAGCATCTACGTTGTAATGGAATTAATATCCAAATATCCCCCGTCtccttgaaaataaaaaattaaaaaaaatcatcttgtCCCACTTTAGGTCCATTACATTCTATCTTTATTCATCTCAACTCTATGAACCCTACGCCTCCATTGCACAACATTAGGCATGATTAGGGTTGAGCATAAGTCGAATTTAGtcgaattaagaaaaaaatttcatcataccgAATCCaatcagattgaaaaaaattcaatctattGTTGACTATTTATCACGTATAAACCGTTTAAAATCAAAATGAACAATTTATAGCAGATTCGAGTGGGTTGTATTAGTTTGGACTTTAATGTTGATctaatattgattttagattcaaTATTGGCCCACTTAagcttatttacttttttttcttatcaatttaatataaaaaaaaatctaaatcttaCAAGTTAAATATTTTGGACTTATTTTTGAATCTgtacaaaacaaaataaaaaaagaaaagatttacTCATCTGAAAGTAACTACATCTGAAAGCTTTCACTCTAGAATTGTATCAAATTAATGTACtttcattaataatttaatattaatatttttatgaatccAGATGGGTGACATGGTGTTTTTTAGAAGGAAGTATTGAAGTTTAAATGATGCTATcccaaaatgaaagtgagtttCTAAAATACTACATCGATTGTGTTCGATTTCGTACGGTTTAAAAGTGTAGAAACCGAATCCAACCATTAATAACTGATTATTTACAAATCCTGACCTAATTCCATCCAATTTATATCTTTCAGCCAATCGAAATCGATGTTTATTGGGTCGGATTGGATGGATTTCTTCAGGTTTCGATTATTTACTCAGCCATGGGCCTGATGAGGAGTATGAGAAGGAAGGCATGTTGGGATAGGATGATTTTCTTATTgagtaaattataattttttttcaaaattaaggaTAAATTATACTTGTATCcaataatttgaaatttttgagatttatttttttcaacACTTTAACTTATAgctaaatattaatcaaatcattaaACATAAATCAAACTAAATACCACgtcagaaaaaaaaatcaaaaaaaatcaaaataatcttaAATAGCATAATAATAAGAATATAAGAAAATATGTGCATTCTTTTTTCCATTCaagaataattttgatttttcatatgagataaatatttttattaatgctgttaatttaattaagataagtataaattttataaattattgaatgtaaatataataaatttttaataatttattttttatttattattttatttctctctGTTAGCGCAAATAGAATTGAGGTACCCATTTTATTGCCCCAAGTATCTCTCTCACAGGAAGGTCTATTGTCATCATAAACCATAAATATATGCcctaataaagaattaaaataagcGAATAATTGGATGGTCGAAGAGTTCCTAAAGTGCGAGATGGAGTTAAGTAGTGCAACAATGGAGGTGAGAAATCATCCTTTTAATTCTTTGAGAAATATGTATATACTAGGTCAGCAATATATACCACAAAACTTTGTATGCACCATCAGAACAGCAAAGCATTCTTCCCGCATGCATGAGAGTgcactcccaaaaaaaaaaaaaaaaaaacctacccCTAAAAGTCTGAAAATTAGCACATTTCCAAGCCTTAGAGATTATTACCTTCCAGCTAGCACAACCAGCCTAGTACGCCACGTGCACCCTATATGCTTATGATTCTCTTTTCAATTATTCCTataatagaaattttttgagctttGTCGTAGAAAATCTTACTAGGGTTTAGAAAATAGAGAAGCTATTAATACGTAGAAGAAATCAACTCCTAAGTATATCTGATACTTTCATCCTTCAACAATTTTCATTTGTTTCAACTCATTTGGTTTTCAAATTGTTAATCATATCGatgatgaaatcaaaaaatttgattaagcattattTAGATGCATAAGATAATAGGATATAACAAGAAATAATGTGGAGACattattaaacaaaaacaaggacaGCATTTAAATCAAATATTGTGAACTTTATATtgggaaatattttttaaaattgggAATTCTCTCTTTTATCCAACACCAATATTAAGAATTATGGCCCTATAACAACATAAAGGCAACCATTGTGCCAAATTTTGATTCCCTTCGACCCACGACGTATCCACTCACTCTGGTTTCAGGCAGTCAATGGAGAACAAAATATCTTCAGCTCCAGGACATCAAAAAAACAACAATAATATAGCTTTTATTAGATTGAAACCTGGATGCAAATGATAATGTAAGCATTGAGCCATTAACTTTAACACTTATTCTCCATAAGCCCAACAGCTGCTGCAAAGGTAATATACATGACTAGAGCAATCTGGCTTGCAAACTTGGAATTGAAATAGCAAGGTGTTTTAATTACAGAAGCACAAAACCGCAGCCAACTGTACAGAAGTCTAGCCATCCTTCCAGTTGAGATCAATTGAAAACAAGAAAATTTGGACGCAAGCATCATTTACACTTGCAATTGCTTTCATTCCACCAACATGATGAATTGGAACTGTCTGGTGTATAAGATCTGAAACTTTTTCTGAACTCGGTATTCATCCTCGAGTGTAGTTGCATCAGCCATCCACAATACTGACTGTGAATCCCATTTGTGGCAGCTGATGAGTTGTTACTCTGCTGCTTAATGCACAACTAATTGGCAGTTTATAAATTCATATGTTTCTAATCTTATGCTGATTGTAGTGTCATCCCCTTCTTAGCTGCTACTCTCTCAAAGTCTGCACAAGCCTCTGGTGAGTCTTCTTCACTAGGTGGCACAAGTTGCCAAAACAGAGGCAGATATGCCTCCCACTCCCCCAAGATTGCGGCACCTTTATTGCTCCCACTTTTTTCCTTCAGGAAGTAAACAAAAAGGAACGAAGTTACATCTTTACCTGAAAAATGTACAGGACCAATACATAACTAGATGTTAGGTCATCTTACGACGTGGGCTTCTATCAGGCTTTTCAGCTGCATCTGTCCAGCTGGAGCAACCACTCTCTGAATCTTCACAATCTCCTTGTTTACCTGTTGTAACAAATGGAAAGTGTGCAACTCTGTAGCACTTTATCATATACAAGGTTATAATATAAGCTTAAAAATGGTCCATTAAACACAGAATGGACATGATCAATAAGCCTAGTTAACCTTGAAAAGGATTATGTAAGTTCATATGCCTACTTGCATTACCCTTTAGGGAACAGGTCCTTACCATATGGTTGAAGCCTTGAAGGATCAAAGGTTGAATTTATTcattaatttctaaattttttggttGCTAATGATAGGTGAACACCACAGAGAAACTGCTACTAGCAAACGGCATTAAATGTATTGTGCCTCAAATCTGTTATGACATCCTCAAGAAAGACCTTATGTGGGGACACATCCACGTAAAGATCAAggctatttatttaaaaaaatatgatatgcaaAATCCCGTAATTACAAGCAAAGATGAAGTTAGAAATTAAAATTGTAAATGACTCTGACGAATGTCGAAATAGTATAACCAATATACTTGCACAAAATAGGAATCTTGGCTTAGTTTTGTGTATGTTagtgaagagaaagagagagagaaagagacagaGAGAGTAAACAACCGAATTATTTTACCACTAAAGATCTGTCTGAtcatcccttatgagttcataattTCTAATTTCTATACTGATCAGAACAAAAAAATGAGAAAGTTTCAAACAAATACCTTAGGAATGAGAGTGTCATCCTCATCAAGGATATATGCCAGACCACCAGTCATGCCTGCAGCAACATTCCTGCCCACTCTATCAgaataaaaaaaaacaaagaagaaagaggaaacaagAATATTTGTTAACAGATTTTTAAACTTCAAGCAACAGAAATATGAGGTAAAGAGATACTTACTTTCCAAGTACCACCACACAACCGCCTGTCATGTACTCACAACAATGATCACCAGTACCCTCAACCACAGCTTCAGCAAGGGAATTTCTAACAGCAAACCGTTCTCCAGCTTTGCCTCGAACAAATACCTGACCGCCTGTTGCACCATATAAGCAGGTGTTTCCTACTATAGTAGCATCCTCTGGGCAAAAGCCAGTATTTTCAACAGGAATTACTACCAGCTCTCCACCAGCCATACCCTAGAAGAAAAGGTTCTTCCCTAGTGTCAGTCTACAAAAGGGAAGCAGGAGTAAGCAAGAGAATGATTCACATGTACCTTTCCAACATAATCATTAGCTTCTCCCACCAGTCGAATGTTCATTCCAGGAGTCAGGAAACAAGCAAAGGATTGTCCGGCACTTCCAGTAAAACTAGAGAAATGTACAACAGAATGTATTATTTAAACTTTCATAAGTTGTAAACCATAAAATCTAGAGCAATGTAAAAGGCCTAACGTACGTTATATTAAGCTGCCCTGCAAAACCTGTATCTCCATATTTCTTGGCAATCACACCAGCTATGCGGCCACAAACAGAACGATCAACATTATAGATTTTTATGGATTCGCTAACCTCTTTTTCATGTTCAATTGCCTCGGATATCTGAATCAAGGAAAAGTTTTATGGAGAAAAGGTTGGATCAAGTCCGATGTTAACACCTAAACGGACAGCGTCAAATAATTTTAAGAGATAAAGCTTTCAGTAAGAGGAGAATAGCTTTAGAAACTTAAGAAGTTAAGCTGCCAATGCAATGAAGTTCCAAAGCAATATACAATTGACATTAAAGATCATAAGAGATGAAAAACATTGTATTAAAAGAGAAGTTGTGAAATGCAACTAGAGGGACTGATTCTTCTCTGGCTCAGAGTTTGTAAAAGAAAGCACTCTCATTTGCAAGTATAAATAGCATACGTGCGACACTtaacaaatcaaattaaaataatgtTTATGCAATTTGCTGAGAGAGACCCACCATCAAACTTACACCATAATATAAAATTATGGGAAACATCATATAACAAAGATAAGAGGCAAATGAGAACAATCTTCAATAACTAGT encodes the following:
- the LOC105057600 gene encoding uncharacterized protein, with product MGGKPLWVPPTLDFSLLNKIKVSPPLRLLPNTPNLISEPEHEPKSITLPSPPQQSLPNNPLSDLITFFAKSFQSILQSRPAAPARRPISRSEAGCLVPLFRPYVAKVPWHGGARAFLSQLFPRYGHYCGPNWSSGKDGGSMLWDRRPIDWLDFCCYCHDIGYDTHDQAKLLKADLAFLECLEKPRMATKGGAHVALLYRAMCIAGLRYILIPYRMQLLRLQAGPSFMEVCGNLMSKVTMPGKIATANHKERIERL